Sequence from the Montipora foliosa isolate CH-2021 chromosome 12, ASM3666993v2, whole genome shotgun sequence genome:
AACACTCCAGGCCATTCTAACAACTCGCGGAAACCAACACCGAAATGGAAGATAGTTTATGAGAAAAAAGTtatggaaacaaggaaaaaaatctcaattgcAAAGGCAGAAATGGAGAGAATAAGAGAAAATCGAAAGCTCACAAAAAGAGGTCGTAAGAACAGGGCCTTTTTAGAAAAGGAATGTAGGAAAATCTCGGTGCCTGAGCTCGTAAGTTACATGGATAAAAACAAGATGCTATTGCGTAAGTTGAAGAGAGGTTTTTGTAAGAAAAAGGTTATGGAGGAATCGAAGGTGCTGAACCGGCAATTCCAAGAGGACCCCGGAAGAGTGTATGATGGTTTTAATTGCATGTCAAAGAACATTGGTAATCAAACAAGTGAACGACCAAAATATAAGACCCGCACCGAAACAagtgaggaaaacaaacaaaggtttGAAAACATTGACGAGGCAAGTGGATACTGGAAAGAGTTGTGGGAGACAGAGGGGACTGGTGACAAATCAGCGATATGGCTACAGGAAGTCAAGAGAGCAATACATGGGTGTGTCCCTCCCCCAGATGAGGGGGAATGGTGCCTAACGGATGATGAAATAGTTAAGATCATTGGAaagaagagaaactggagcgctCCTGGTCCAGACAAACTAGCAAATTATTGGTGGAAGAAAGCTGAGGTGTTGCATAATGGTGTCACAGCAAGCTTTAAGGCAATTTCGATGGCCCAGACTGATTTTCCTAGTTGGTTTGCGGGGGGCAAAACATCACTGATCCCCAAACCGGGAGAATTTTCAAGTAACAACCAAAGGCCGATAACATGCCTCAACACAATTTACAAATGGTTTACTGCATGTCTGTTGGTTCCAATGGATGAGCACCTGGAGGAACATGGTTTAATGGAGGCTGAGCAGAGGGGAGCTAAGAAGGGTTGCAGTGGCACAATGGATAATTTGTTGATCGACAAAATGGTCACACAAGACTGTCATCGTGGGAAAAGGAACATGAGTATGGCGTGGGTAGACGTCACCAAGGCATATGACTCCGTTGATCATGATTGGCTCTGCGAAATGATGGAAGTACATCGATTCCCGAGATGGTTGGGAAGAGTGGTTACCAAGCTTTGCAGCAATTGGAACACCAAGATTGTCACCACAACAAAGTTAGGCAAGGAAATATCAGAGACTATCCAATTTAAACGAGGTCTTCCCCAAGGAGACTCGCTATGCCCGAGGCTTTTTACCATCTGCCTAAACCCCATCGCATGGTCACTTAAGGCGACAGAGGGGTATAGATTGTCTAAGCCACTGAGCACTAAGGTGACGGACCTTCTCTACATTGACGATCTTAAGATCTATGCAGCGTCGGAGAAGAAGTTGAATACCGTCCTTAGATCAACCAGAGGTAAGATGCAAGACATAGGGCTTCAGTGGAACCCTAAGAAATGCTCAGTCGTGCATGTTAAGAGGGGTGTAAAAGTGGAAGATGCGGAAGGAGTTAAGT
This genomic interval carries:
- the LOC137980955 gene encoding uncharacterized protein — encoded protein: MASGSQTGRKNGRMKWTEEMTSVLLECKRKAVELTSSDNPPLQDNGRKKGYMCLMKELWEERGYEDLGLTAQNLRDQAARTEKTLGNVTLTMAGNVGTRNSGKREQVGVESYLLEADCSKNSEFETNLHNVAKTESGDMQITEEDSVIVETTTIDDKERELLESASSILLSISNTEGDFTERHVDTRTKERPTMSDLKSINKVITTLMSQNEFSPGGDPFQYLWIANCVLYSVIVAFLLLKGWKKNTPGHSNNSRKPTPKWKIVYEKKVMETRKKISIAKAEMERIRENRKLTKRGRKNRAFLEKECRKISVPELVSYMDKNKMLLRKLKRGFCKKKVMEESKVLNRQFQEDPGRVYDGFNCMSKNIGNQTSERPKYKTRTETSEENKQRFENIDEASGYWKELWETEGTGDKSAIWLQEVKRAIHGCVPPPDEGEWCLTDDEIVKIIGKKRNWSAPGPDKLANYWWKKAEVLHNGVTASFKAISMAQTDFPSWFAGGKTSLIPKPGEFSSNNQRPITCLNTIYKWFTACLLVPMDEHLEEHGLMEAEQRGAKKGCSGTMDNLLIDKMVTQDCHRGKRNMSMAWVDVTKAYDSVDHDWLCEMMEVHRFPRWLGRVVTKLCSNWNTKIVTTTKLGKEISETIQFKRGLPQGDSLCPRLFTICLNPIAWSLKATEGYRLSKPLSTKVTDLLYIDDLKIYAASEKKLNTVLRSTRGKMQDIGLQWNPKKCSVVHVKRGVKVEDAEGVKFDESSVIQCLKEGKQYKFLGVLETSRQEDQLAFKVASEEYLKRLSVIWSSPLSDYHRVVASNQYALPVLSYLMWTQHLPITDLQQIDREARKIVVSNGGKHPLGSTALCYLSRDQGGRGLRSVEEEYKAIKIKGALKLFKNTDPTMELVRKFEERSGVLGHSSLIKEATKFSRDLGLELSLTYPTPMCCTLEGEVLKESNIKQKLRSAQQKKLKDQVSGQAWQGKLIASR